Within the Methanothermobacter sp. genome, the region CTTTATGGGAATACTATAGGATTCCTCACAGGTATGTTTATAATCTTAAGCCCCCTATTCCAGAGGATGATGCTCCCAATCCCAGAAGCCATGGCAATTATATTTTTACCTATTCTCGCCTATTTTTATTATCTTTCAATTGAAAAAGGTGACAAGAGATATGCACTAGTAGCTGGTTTCATATGGGGTCTAATTCTCCTTACCCATCTACTATCAGCTATAATCATATTATCTGTGATAACACTCACAACTATCATCCTGAAAATCAAAGGTGAAAAAAATCTCAAAGAGTACTGGATAATTATAATAGTAGGTTTAATCACAAGTAGTCTCTGGTTCATCCCCATTCTCATGAAATATGGTTTTGTATTCAAATCACCACCAACCCAAAAATTACCATTTGGAGACTACATAAAATTTATAGGCCCAATTCCATTCTTCTTAGCATTGATAGGGCTCATTAACATCATAGGGGATTGGGAAAAAAAGGACATGATGATATTCTCTTGGTTTATCAGCGTGACATTCATAAGTGTAATTTATATCTTTGGCGTTAATGTAATTACAGAGAGAATAATCTACTTCAATTTGTTCCCAGTAGCAGTACTAGCGAGTTTAGCCACAAAAGCCTTAAATTTTGAAAAAAGGAAATACGCTCTCTTCTTGTTGATAATAGTGGTTTTATCATTGTATAATGGATATGTAACTGCCAATTCCACAAAACCTTCAATCTCTGCTACCGCAATTGAAGTTGCAGAATGGTTCAAGTATCACGGAGATCATGAGAGAGTTGTTGTAGCTGCAGATTATCATCTGGAGCCCATAATAGTATCTATTTCAGATCAGCCAGTAGCCGG harbors:
- a CDS encoding glycosyltransferase family 39 protein, translated to MDYLKKSKFNKLIIFIPAVFAFTLALIPTIKYNWPLSWDIYYHIHNMKLYSEGIVFWDNLTAAPYGRPIFYPPLFHLSLLSIVKILNISPFLAARLIQPFLALFGVFSFSYVSRKLYGNTIGFLTGMFIILSPLFQRMMLPIPEAMAIIFLPILAYFYYLSIEKGDKRYALVAGFIWGLILLTHLLSAIIILSVITLTTIILKIKGEKNLKEYWIIIIVGLITSSLWFIPILMKYGFVFKSPPTQKLPFGDYIKFIGPIPFFLALIGLINIIGDWEKKDMMIFSWFISVTFISVIYIFGVNVITERIIYFNLFPVAVLASLATKALNFEKRKYALFLLIIVVLSLYNGYVTANSTKPSISATAIEVAEWFKYHGDHERVVVAADYHLEPIIVSISDQPVAGGGYAPGTVKSINRNKYINGKFTKEEMIREKIGYIILKTNMTPPPYSRLVYMNNDFKIYERSIT